The DNA sequence ATCATTGCAGTCATCATCATATACACCAATCAACCAAGTTCATCTTTCCTTTCTTGTTGATTCATCGTAATAAGGATCCAGCCATCCAGCTACTAAATAATGGAACAATATGTATTGTGTTTGTCTAATGTTTTCGCTTTCCTTTCATTCACTGGAAAAACAATAAACATCCATAATAATTTCAGTGACTTATTGGCTTATTATTGCTCATTTTGGATTTTTGGCACTAAATTGCCGTtgctgaataataataataataatgttaaattATTCggttagtatttataattttactaaatttttaattaagtttttgtattttttttttcaattaaattcttacactgtttttaattttatagttagattctttctaatataaaaaatattagagttaagtcaatattttttcgtaaattaaatatatttataattaaaaatctaataatAATCACGTCTTGCAACACTTTTTAAAATTGTTCACTTTTGTATCTAGAGTTCTTTTTTCCTTTATATATGTGAATCAGCCACCAATTCAAAcgcaattttttataataaaaagaagTTCATTTTAGTCATCGATCATGTTTTCTGTAGGACAATACAATCTTGAttttttttggtcaattttatcgTTAATTTGTAATAGAAACTGTCTAACTAATACATTAATTAAGAACTATTTTGTCACTGTCAAATTAGCTAAAGACTTATTTGTTTCTATTTACTCAGATAAACGACATTATTTTGTCGTTGGGAATCATCCATGGAAACTGTTGATGTAATATTATTGTTTCAACAATAATGGATTATACGATAagattattgttttttttttttaattattattttgctaGAGACAACCGTCTCATTACCTTTAACTCCTCTTATTGTAGCATATATTAAGTAAGCATTTGCTTTTTGGGTTGCTGCTTTTTTCGCTCTTCTCTTTGCAATGTATTGTTTTCCCGATATAAAATAATTGACAATATTTTAGGTTTCTGCAGAGTGCAGAGCTAGCTTTATTGTATCATGAACAGTAGTATTTGCGCATGATACTTGGTTCCTTAACGTCTAAGGTTTGTTTATGTGGCATCCATCTGGAAGTCAAATGCTAAGATTGATTCCATCAAATTAGTTTTCGAGGTAAACGACGAAGGACAAAAGTGTAAAAGAGAAAAAGTTTTTGGtccaacatatatataattagaatttagtaatcttatctttaatttccaATAAAAGAACCTTAGATTATAATGTTagcaaaaaacgaaaaaaaaaaagaaaaagaaaaatcctaATTAGAGTAAGGCTTGTCGTCTCACAATGTTATCGTCTTAGACGGATGGAcaataatatactataaattagaTAATTACAAAATTTTTGGGGGGATAGACTATgtgcttctttattttttttcccccCTAAAGTTGATAGAGCTTAAATAAAACTCATACTTTAGGTGATTTTGATGAGTTGTTTTGAATGAATATTATTTATTGTGAGTACTATATGTATGTGCACGTACATACTAATAAATACTGCCTTATTTGGCAGTCTCTTTTTCTAGTcccaaaaacaaaaagtaaacaaCCACCACCTTCAATTATTTAGTAATTTCATTAtccatatgagacacataaagcAGTAACTTGTATATACCATGAACAATGTAGCTAATAATTAAGATGCTATTTTATTgaccccaaaaaaaaaagttgCTATTTTATTAGAACAATTCCACAAATAATAAACATATATAATGGAATCTAGGAGTGCTATTATTTTAGCactctattttattaattattctagcACTCCATTTTACACAGGTAGTATTTAATTATATGAAATATCagaaatcaatattttttatttatattagtcaatattttggattaatattttatttttatagtattaaaatttagaatttaatataaaatatttttgttgattaagtattaattaaaaataataaattcgatTGATCATATATGATATATAACAATGttctttaattataatttgtaattttagcataaaaaattattagaactcAATCACTTAAAAACTAATCTAAAAAACTTTACAAACATAAACATTTTTAATGAGATAATAATATAAAACTCCTTTACTCTAAAGCTATTAAAGTACCACACTCCCACGTAGTATTTCCTTAAAGCGGACTACTGCTTTAATTTTGCTGAAAACCACCGCCCGAAATCATTGTCAACTGTATGAATTATCCACTTTCTACTACTAGAATGCTTTCAGGAAGTGATGAACTGTTCAAAATATCATATTGGATCTTTTAATATAGAACTACATTGTAAAGGAAACACAATAAGTTAATCGAAAATGTTTAATAACCAAAATTAGcagaaatttgttttatttagtattaaaatattaataattatgacaGTAATTAATGAAATAAACGTTTTATGATGTACGCATACAAAACACGATACGAAATacgtaaattttaaaattttataagacatggagacacacatacatataaaatataaagtattttttagataaatcgtaataatattttgatattttattgatattaaaatataaattaattttttaattattttaatatcttattttaattatattaagtatttaaaatattttttgttttaataaataataatatatactatatctaaatttattttaagaatatatgttaaaaataagattAGACACGTTGATACGTGATAGTATTTAGATGTGTCCAAACATAttcgataaatttttttttattttttattaatacacCGTTTGAATACGACAGACACGCGTATCAAACGAATATCCAtaaatattgtatataaaatGTGTCTAATATACAGACACAGCAACTCAACAAAGTATCCGTATTTtagaataaatgttaaataaaataaattttaaaaaatttttttgtctctTAATATTACCTAAGTTAATAATTTGTTTGAATTATTTGGAGCAAATAAAGCAAACTAATGAAGCATGAAGATCACATAAAGAACAACAAATTAGACAAGGAAAAAGTTAACATGGACCCCACACAAATGACATGGCTAAGTTAAATCACGGATATAAACTTGCATATTTAAACCAACTCAATGTCCATGCTCACAGGTCTTTCTCCACCATTCAAAGTTCCTTCAAGTATATACCATATCAAATACTCTCATCATATCTCACACACACATACATGCAAACGTTTTTGTACGTCAACATCTCCAATTTCCAATTTCCAATTACCAAACCCTAGTTTCCCTCTTATCACCAACACTCACACACACAACAAATCATACATATAAACATAGTCATCACTTGCACAAAAATGTCCAAAACACCCCTTTCTTTCACCATCTTTCTAAGtctctctctatttttctttCCCTCCATCACAGCCTCCTCCATCACAGACAGATACCTCTATGGCGGGTGCACCCAACAAAAGTACACTTCAAACTCGCCCTACGAGTCGAATCTCAACTCGATGCTCACCTCGCTGGTCAACTCGGCCACCTACTTGTCCTACAACAACTTCACCATGGTAGGCGGCAGTCAGCAGGACGTCATCTACGGCCTATACCAGTGCCGTGGCGACTTGTCCATGCCAGACTGCGCCACCTGTGTTGCACGGGCTGTCACAAAAGCTGGGGACATGTGTCGCGGCTCTTGTGGCGGGGCAGTGCAACTAGATGGATGTTATGTGAAGTATGACAACGCCACGTTTTTGGGCGTGGAGGATAAAGTGGTAGTGTTGAAGCAGTGTGGGCCCTCCGTGGGCTATAACCCAGAAGGGATGGGTAGTAGGGACGCCGTGCTGGGTGGACTCGCGGGCTCTGGTGGGCCCTTTCGTGAGGGAGGGTCCGGAGTAGTCCGCGGTGTAGCTCAATGCATGGGGGACCTTAGCTACGGAGAGTGTCAGGATTGTCTCTCCGAAGCTATAACAAAGCTGAAGAGCGACTGTGGGACGGCGGACTACGGAGACATGTTCTTGGGGAAGTGTTATGCGAGGTATTCTATTGGTGGAGCCCATCAGGCCTCCAAGGCCCATGGTAAGGCCCGTGGTCATGTGCTTCTTATTATGGCGCTTCTAATTCTTGTTTCTTCGCTTTGAAGTCTCTCAGATGAAGCGGTACTTTTAAGAGAGggtcaaaagaaaaagaataattgaTAAAGAACTTTTGTTGTGCCTTAATAATTTGAACTAGTTTGCATGTCAAAGTTTGTAAATTTGTTGAttgaacctttttttttttaaaagaaaaattgtaaagtTTAGTTTCAGGAAGTGCTTAACATATTGAGTCATTGGTCTTTTGAAGAAAtaatgaaaacttttttttttagggttttattttccttttctcatAACTCATACATATGTTGATATAATAAATGTTATTCTTATCTTATGTCTAAATTCTTACCCCTCTTCTGCCCTAACTTgttaaagaaaaaaaggaaaggaagaatgaaaagagCTTGAAGTtatgccaatttttttttttttaaataatgctaGTAGTTAAGAGAGAGATATCAATTTATATATTCTTTTGATATGCAGACTTTGGCCTAGGCTTAGCTTCTAGATTCATTTGGTAATTTAAATTGTGTAGCCCAAAAAAAATGTTAGGAGGaaattcaataattatatatattctatttttttttatatcaccTTACCTTTTTCTTCCCAATGGTTGTGTTGCAGGAAAATCCGGTAAAGGAGGCGAAAGAACATTTGCTATGGTTATTGGAATCTTAGCTGGAGTAGCAATACTCATTATTTTCCTTGCTTTCTTGAGCAAAATTTGTGGACGGCAAGGTAAATTATAATCCATTaaagcactttttttttttttttacatgaatTCATTTAGCAATATATTAACATAATTCCTTTTCATTTTCGcttgtttcttttaattttccaTGCAGGAAAATGAAGTAAATCGAATTTGTCATAATCAATTTTCACTCAGCGCTCGTGGCATAGGCTAATTCTTGGCCTCCAATCTCCATCATCCATTTGCTTTTTGAGCCTTCTTCTTTGctttaatttctttcattttttttccttctaataATTTCTTTATTTGTCACTACCTTTACTATGTACAATTTTAAATTGAATCCAAAAGAGGACTTTGAACCTTGAGGATGATACCACTTGAAAAAGGAATGTTGAATTGGGGTCCTTTATTTGAATGTGAAATGAAAGAGGAACAAAAGCTGGCTGAGATTCTAACTCTATTCTACTTTTCTTTCCACTTCACAAAGTTATATGTGCTGTCTCATATGCTTGCAAAGAAAATCAATCATGTTATTCTTTTGATTCTGTAAAGCTACATATAATTCACACTTTTGCTTTGTTTATCATCGGTATATGCACCCATGAACTTTTGGATTATTCATATATATTATCCTTATTCACAATGCATGGGGTATCAATGTGCACAACAATGTTAAAGATTTGGTTCAAAAACCattttgatataaattaaattattagtatTTGAAGTCTATTGTATATCCAATAATTTGAATACAAGACTTGCTTTACTTATTAAGGTGGAAAATTTCTGTAACCATAAAGATTGTAGGTAGTCTCTAGAGATATGGAATTAAACTTCTAATACATTTTGTTTTATGCACGAGAATAATCATTTGGAGTGTAAATATTTACAAATGAGTCTAATTCAATTGAGAGATATTTCACATGTATAAATTTTTTAGATACTGTATCCTTGATAAATATAAAACTTGTAATAGTAATCACGGCTCCATTATTATTATAGCAATCtataaatatctctaaaaatatattgaaaattttCTAGTTGCATATTTTAAAATCCATGTAGCTAGTATAaccaaatttgtaattaaattcttAGTTTACTTATAGTAACAAAGAAAACTATGGCTTGATTCTTTTAAGGATTAAGTACAGTTTTAGTCTTGAAGCATAGGTCGAAAAATTTTTTCGTCTctaaaattttttacttatagtaaccttttttgcatacaaaatcgtttttaagatttaatttgattttaaaatcatcGTTATCTTAGGAACCAAAATCATACGGAGGTAGCAGTGGAAGCAGAGGCAGAAGTAAATCGTGGACAGCTTTTTTTTCTTCCCTTCCCTCTTTACATGAgtagaaacacaattttttttattttttattttttttttaattttataattttttttgttatgaataatttagtccaaaattttaaaatttaaataaaaagacgattttatatacaaaaaaaatattaaaaacaaaaaaaattttcaacctatATATTAAAAACCAAAATTATAGTTAATCCTTCATTCCGATACTCTGTTCTCTAATAAATTAGCTTCATCAATCATATCTTGATGCTGTTACCTTCACTACCACTATACACCAATATTTCGgaagaatatataaaatattgaaacccaatataattgattaaagtaaatatttattgttcagaaaataagaaataaatagATTTTTGTGTAATTTAATAAAGtttaattattagaaaaatagtgACACgacttttatttttgataatgtcattTTTCACctgtttttttttacattgtatatatgtatgaatttgtagaaaaataaatgacaatattaaaataggaataacattattatttttattattattctataaatatctataatttaactaaattttaacTAATTTCTTTAATCTAAAATTTGTAATTCATTccttctaataaataaaaaattttaattagatttatGTTAACCATTGTGATTAATTTCAATATActgatattataaaatattttaacagctatccaattatttttgttttttgaatgattatttttgtaatttgtgtaaaaaagataattatttttgtaatatgacaatatataattgtatacTTGTGTAAAACCGTTTTATACGGATTACATTGTctatgcattaaaatttttttctttgataagagataatgcattaaaattaaattattaaaaaaaagtgtatattattttgtttttggtattgaagtatattttttttgtcatacaGTATATTCTTTCTTTTGTCAAGGAAAATGAATTCCGATTATCGTTAAATTTTCAAGCCCACAAGGACACAACAATTGTTTTTCTTTTAGACGGGCCAGTTATTAGTATTTTATACGATCCTGTCTTGCATAACTGGCTTGGGCTatacttccttttctttttgtcatATGGGCCGTCTCCTCTTGTTCAAATAACATATTTTTTCTGAAAAAATctcattttattttgtatacaAAAAAGCATAACATAAAATATAGAATAGAGTAAGAATTAAATTTTCATGAATTTtgtgtccaaaaaaaaaatcaagaattttaaatttgaattaattagcctttaaaaaaaaagtatcaatAGGTCTTTCATGATAGCAAATGGTGGACATGTACATCAATAAATAGtgcaaaacgaaataaaattgtcTATGTATTTCGTTCTCTACAATACTGCATGTCCTATTGTTGCCACTCTACAATATTGCATGTCCTATTGTTGCCACTTGAGTATGGGAATGATGTAGTTTTAGACAGTAAAACATTCATTATCTTTTGTATTTTCATATAATCTTTTTTAACTGCTCTTTATTTACCACGAATTCTATCAAAACATGTACGTAAAGGTTTGTTCAAAAAGTTGTTATCTACGTGACGATTTTCATAAATAAACATATCATAGTAGTTAAAGATATATATAAGCATTACCATTAAGTTTTAGGTGATGAATTTGATAGAATGACATAATGTGTTTATCATTTGTTATTGTGAAgaatcaaattattattattatttttcagaaactaattagtccaaagtcaaaatttttaattacctAATTGTCACTTTATTCTAAAATATAATTGTATCTAATTGTTAGCTAGAAAATATTGTTGTTATTTCCTA is a window from the Arachis hypogaea cultivar Tifrunner chromosome 17, arahy.Tifrunner.gnm2.J5K5, whole genome shotgun sequence genome containing:
- the LOC112766584 gene encoding plasmodesmata-located protein 7 — its product is MSKTPLSFTIFLSLSLFFFPSITASSITDRYLYGGCTQQKYTSNSPYESNLNSMLTSLVNSATYLSYNNFTMVGGSQQDVIYGLYQCRGDLSMPDCATCVARAVTKAGDMCRGSCGGAVQLDGCYVKYDNATFLGVEDKVVVLKQCGPSVGYNPEGMGSRDAVLGGLAGSGGPFREGGSGVVRGVAQCMGDLSYGECQDCLSEAITKLKSDCGTADYGDMFLGKCYARYSIGGAHQASKAHGKSGKGGERTFAMVIGILAGVAILIIFLAFLSKICGRQGK